CCAGCGATCCGGCAGTCATCACTCCAACGACAACAacgactaaaaacaaaaagaacaacaacaacgaaaacaaCAACCGACTGACGCCAACGGATCGCCGATCGAAAAGCACTTCACCTAAAAACCCCAATCGATCCAGCGGTggtgggccagcagcagcagcgggccAGAATTTATCGTCTGCTGGTCCCCCGATGGATCACCAATCACCGACGACAACGACGGCGGCCAGTGTGTCAACAGGATTGATGAGTCACCTCCTCCTACACCCgtcacagcaacaacaacaacagcatccttccatccatccatcgtctcaccaccaccacctaatGATGGCGGCAGCACTAGCCGGATCACCcgattcatcttcttcttcttccgtcgcTGCCTTGTCCCTTGCCAACAGTTACAAATCCCtgatggccgccgccgccggaatGGGCGGTGGACCCTACGGCTCCCCTTATCCGCCTCCTCCGCATTCATCTCCTTacgcaggaggaggaggaggtgggggTTACGGTCCGCCTCATCATCCGTCAGCCATGGATTTCGGCGCCTACGCCAGTGCCTTGAATGCCGCCAAATCTTCCTCTTCCGTCGCCGCCGGACACAATCCTTTTATCCCCACATCCACCGCCGCTGCTATGATGAGCGGCTACTTGGCCGGCCATCCGGCCGCCGCTTATTCCGCCGCTCTCCAGCAAGCcatgcaacagcaacagcaacaacaatatgGCAACGCTGCAGTCAATCGAGCCGGATCCAAATCTGATCCAAATCCTCCGTGTCGTGATCCTTACTGCACCGGATGcccagccaacaacaacaacaacggaccACCTTCGTCGTCAGGAGTTCACATGGTGTGCACGGCCGGATGCGGTTTGGGCGTCCAATGCGACCACCTCAAAGTCCCGATTTCTGCCCAGCACTTGATGATGTCGTCGTCCAGCCCCGGCCCGTCTTCGCCGCACAACAACCGGCCGTACGTTTGCAATTGGATCGTGGGCGACAATTATTGCGGCAAAAGATTCGGCTCATCCGACGATCTCCTCCAGCACCTCCGCACGCACACGAATCTCTCGGCAGccgcggtggcggcggccaaTTCATCGGACGGCCCAGTGAGCGCGGCAGCTTTCGCTCATCCATCGGCCCATCCATCATCGATGATGCGGGCAGCCTATCCGACTCCGCCCCTCAGTCCATTGTCAGCCGCACGTTATCATCCGTACGGCAAAAGTAATCCGGCAAccacacaacaacagcagcagcaacaacaacaacaaccgagtaGTCCTTTCCCGTTCCATCCGCACCATCATCCGGGAATGGCGGCTGCCATGGCGCAGGCTATGGCCGCCGCTGCCGGACCTTACGGCCCAGCACCACCTCCGTCGACGGCATCACTTTTCCAGCATTTGAATCCGGCCCTTGCCCCTTACTAC
This sequence is a window from Daphnia pulicaria isolate SC F1-1A chromosome 7, SC_F0-13Bv2, whole genome shotgun sequence. Protein-coding genes within it:
- the LOC124350580 gene encoding zinc finger protein Noc-like, with protein sequence MLSSNGNPYLRPEYLNPPPPTTMDSKKSPLALLAQTCSQIGADPPAVKTSSSSTLSSSGTTTTTQPTTTERKKSESKSSPVLSVDNNNRSSDPAVITPTTTTTKNKKNNNNENNNRLTPTDRRSKSTSPKNPNRSSGGGPAAAAGQNLSSAGPPMDHQSPTTTTAASVSTGLMSHLLLHPSQQQQQQHPSIHPSSHHHHLMMAAALAGSPDSSSSSSVAALSLANSYKSLMAAAAGMGGGPYGSPYPPPPHSSPYAGGGGGGGYGPPHHPSAMDFGAYASALNAAKSSSSVAAGHNPFIPTSTAAAMMSGYLAGHPAAAYSAALQQAMQQQQQQQYGNAAVNRAGSKSDPNPPCRDPYCTGCPANNNNNGPPSSSGVHMVCTAGCGLGVQCDHLKVPISAQHLMMSSSSPGPSSPHNNRPYVCNWIVGDNYCGKRFGSSDDLLQHLRTHTNLSAAAVAAANSSDGPVSAAAFAHPSAHPSSMMRAAYPTPPLSPLSAARYHPYGKSNPATTQQQQQQQQQQPSSPFPFHPHHHPGMAAAMAQAMAAAAGPYGPAPPPSTASLFQHLNPALAPYYSHLSLFAHQQQQQAANQPSGSRQQQQQQGVVLPSAGPAPPGGAAPP